The genomic segment TATCGTGTGGTACATACGCCGAATTATACCGCCCCCTACATCATCCTCTCTAGCGTGTTCTTGAACAGTCTCCCTATCAGACGTTTCGAAGATACGCTTGACGCTAGTTTGAAACGGTCAGTATCGCTCGAATATCCGATCCTGAATCTGCACGAAGACCGCCATCAACACGATGAACGCGGCCACTGCGACGCCGATTTGTAACCAATGAACGATTCCGAGCGGTGTCACTCCGAATAGAACATCGATCGGAGTATAGAGGATCACCAGTTGTAGCGAAAGCGTGACGACTACCGCAACTACCAGCCACGGGTTCGACAGGAGACTCAGATTGTACCGCCAGCGAATCGCCTGAATGCGGACGCCCTCGAAGACGATAAGCGACGTGAATACCATGGTCTGTGCGAGCGCGAGATTCGAACGATGGAGGTAGAACAGCGGCAGAATCGTGGCCAGCATAAAGACCGCAATTCCGACGATCGACGTCAGAATACGATCGGTTATCACACCCTCGTCGATCGGACGCGGCGGCCGCTCCATGACGTCGTCCGCTTCGGGATCGATACCCATCGTCAGCGCCGGCGCGCTTTCCGTGACGAGATTGATCCAGAGGATCTGGATCGGCGTGATGATGAGGCCGACCCCGGCCACTGAACCAGTGAAAATCGACAGGACGAGGCCCGCGTTTCCGGAGAGGAGATAGTTGACGAACTTCCGAACGTTGTCGAAGATGCGCCGTCCCTCGCGGACCGCATCGTGAATGGTTGCAAAGTTATCGTCCAGCAGGACGATGTCCGACGCTTGTTCGGTCACGTCCGTCCCGCGAATCCCCATTGCGACACCTACGTCGGCGTTTTTCACCGCCGGCGCATCGTTGACGCCGTCGCCTGTCATCGCGACGGTGTGGCCCGACTCCTGTAGCGTCTGTAGGATTCGAACTTTGTGTTCCGGAGTGGTACGCGCGAAAATCGCGGTGCTGGTGACAGCTTCCCGAAGATCGTCGTCGTCCATTGTCTCGACGTCTGAACCCGTCGAGACCGTCTGCGTCGTGAGGCCGATCTGTTCGCCAATCGCACGCGCGGTTATCGCGTTATCGCCTGTAACCATAACCACGGAGATTCCGGCAGTCTGGCAGCCGTCGATCGCCGCTGGTACCTCCGAACGGGGCGGATCGAGCATCCCTTGCAGTCCGAGGAACACGAGGTCATTCTCGATCGTCTCAGCGGTCGGTGATGAGACGTCTGCTACTGGTCGGTACGCAAACCCCATTACGCGCAGCGCGTCTTCTGCGAACGCCTCGACATGTTCGGTGATCTCTGCGCGGCGCTCCGCGGACAGGTGACGTATTTCACCGTCGATCAATTCTCGAGTACACCGCTCGAGTACGATTTCGGGAGCCCCCTTCACGTGCGCGACCGTCTCATCGTCTGGAGTGCGATGAAGCGTCGTCATACGCTTTCGCGTCGACGTGAACCCGATTTCGTCGATCCGGGGATACGATGCTCGACAGTCGATTGGATCTAACCCTGCCTTCGACGCGGCAGCGAATAACGCGGCTTCGGTCGGGTCACCGAGGAACGATCGCTCGCCGTTCTCCCGCCACCCGATATCTGCGTTATTACACAACAGCCCGCATTTGAGGACTTCGCGTACGCAATGCGAGTCTATCGGTTCATCGTCGAGTGGGATCATTTCCTCGGTCTCGCGGTCCCCGCCTAGCACCTCGTATACGTCGCCGCCTGCGTACAATCGCTGGACAGTCATCTCTTCTTCAGTGAGCGTCCCGGTTTTGTCCGTACAGATGACGTCCACTGAACCAAGGGCCTCGGCAATCGGCAGTCGCCTCACGAGAGCGTTCTTTGCGACCATCCGGCGTGCCCCCAGTGCGAGCGAGAGCGTGACGACCGCGGGCATCCCTTCCGGGACGGCGGCGACGGCGATACTGACGGCCGTCAGGAAGACCGTCAGTAAATCCGTCTCGCCGACGAGTGTCTCCACGGCGGCGACGATACCGACCGTCAGCGCGACGCCGAGCGCGATCGTCTTCGCGAGTCGATCCATTTCGACCTGGAAGGGCGTTCGTCGCACCTCCGCAGCCTCGAGTGCGCCGGCAATTGATCCGACTTCGGTACTCATTCCGGTCTCGACGACGACGACCGTCGCCGAGCCTCGCGTCACGGTCGTGTCTTTGTACGCCATGTTTCGCCGCTCGGCGAGTGGCGCGTCTTCGGCAACCGTTGCCGTTGATTTCGGTACGGCAACGCTCTCACCGGTGAGCGGCGACTCGTCAACGTACAGATTCGACTCGGAAACGACCCGTCCGTCCGCCGGGACGATGTCTCCGGCAGATATGGTCGCGAGGTCGCCGGGAACCACATTCCGTGAATCGAGCTCTACCCTCTCTCCGCCTCGTATAACGGTCGCCTCGGGAGGAGACAGGTCCCGGAGCGCGGCGATGCTCTGCTCTGCCCGGTAGTCTTGCATAAATCCGAAGAAGGTGATGAGAACGACGACCGCCAGGATCAAGCCTGCATCCAGGTACTGGCTGACGACAAGCATCACCGCCGCCGCGAGAAGTAACAGCCAGATGAGCGCCGACGCGAACTGTTCGAGAAAGACGCGGAACGGTGAGACCTCCTCTTCGAGCTCGAGTTCGTTCTGACCATACCACTCGAGCCGATGCTTCGCTTCTGCTTTGTCGAGGCCGTCCGTCGTCGTCTCGAGTCGCTCGTAGACACGCTCGATCGGCATCGCGTGCCACGGAGAGTCCGTGGTCGCCACTGGTCGCATATCGGACGGTCGTTCGGTACTCGATCGGTGGTCCATACGGTTTCGGTGGTTGAGCCGCCCGCTATCACGGGCTTTGGTTCGTGGATCTGCTCTCCGTCCGCCGGTGTCCGTCTCACCGACCGCCGCCCAGCGGCCGTTCCAGATCGGCGCGATCCGGGCCTGCGTGGATCGCCGGAAAGAGCGAAGACGAGATAGGAACGGTGGCAGACGGTCCACTTCGTGCGATCGGTCGACCGATTCACTCCGTCCAGACGGGAGATTGGCCGAGACAGTAGATAAAGGACACCCATCCGATGAAAAGACCGGCGATGATCAAGAGAAAGTCCAGGAGGGACGTTCCGAGTAATACATCGACTCCGACTCCGAGAGTCAACAGCGTGAGGCTGATGAATATTCCGGCGTGGCAAATTCGCTCCGACTCTGTCATATGGTGACGTATGATGACAACGTATTAATCGCTTGGCGGGTAGATGGAGTAGAATTTCGGAGAACTGTACCGAATCAGGTCGTGCTGCTCTCGAGACGGCCGTGCCGTTCCTCCAATTATGACTGAGCGTCGGGATCGCGAGCCAAAATCCGCGCCTTCCGGCGGTGACCGGACTCAAATGTCTAAGCCGAACAGCAGTCCGATGAAACCTATTCCGAACGCGTAAATCGGAATGAGGTAGCGCCAGACCGCGTTCGGGATGACGCGGACCAGGTAGGGCGCGACGATCGCGGCGAGAAACCCGCCCGCGAAGATAGATGGAAGGAGCTGCAGATCGACCGGCACACCGTAGCGGAACAGGAGAATGAACGCAAACACACCGATAAGCGACACCATTCCTTCCGCGAGCGTGGTGATCGCAACCGCGCTCTTTTCGTAGACGCCGGAGAAAATCTGTCCCAACGTGACTACGGGTCCGTACCCTCCGCCGCCGATTCCCTTGTTCACGCCCGCTAACAATGCGAACGTAACGAGTCGGTGAGGCCGATACGTGATTCTCGTCCGCAATTTTGCGCGCAACAGTCCGATCGCACCCATCGCCAGGACGAGAACGGAGACGTACGCTTGTATAATAACGTCCGAGAGGCCGAGCGCAAAATACGTGAGGACGACGGAACCGAGCACGGCGACGGAACCGGTACCGACGAGCAAGAGGAGCAGCTTCATCTCGTCGTTGAGCGGTCGCACCGAGAACGTGATGTTGTCAACCTCATTGTGGACGACGCCGGCGACGAGTCCGGTGAGCGTTTCGGACAACAGGAGGACGGGGACGATCTGAAGGGGATCGTACCCGAGAACAAACAGAAGCGGAGCGAGCCCCGTTCCGAACCCCATTCCCGCCGCGGAATCCGTCGTCTCGAAGACGAACGCGATGAGGATGATGACCGGGAGAAGGGGAAGATTCCGCGTTTCACCGTCGAAAACGACGGTCAAACCAGCTAATAGAGCAAGGTACATTATACCGAGTAGCACGATCCGTCGAAGTGCCGAGCCCGGCAACCGCATCCGTTCTACCGTCGTCTGCGTTCGGTCTAGCGCTTCCGCTTCGATGCCGATCCGCCGTGGCGGTGCTTCGGGTGGAATCTGTTCGGCCCTCGGTCCCGTATCCGCTTCGTCAGGTACTTCCACGATTTCTTCGAAAACGGTGATCGTTTCGTTGTTCGATCAGGATACGTGGACTTGCTCGCGTATCCGTTCCGGGACGTCGGGATCTTCGAGCGTGGTCGTATCGCTGAGGGATCTATCGTTGCTGATCTCCCCGAGGAGACGGCGCATGATCTTTCCGCTTCGCGTGTACGGGAGCGCGTTGACGAATTCGACGTTTTCGGGCCGAGCGAACTTTCCGATCTCCGTTTCGACGGCGCTTACCACCTCCTCGCGAATCGACTCGCTCGGTTCGATCCCTTCCATCAACACGGCGTAGACGTCCGGAACTTCTCCTTTCTGGGGATGATCCCGCGCGGCGACGGCAGCTTCGGATACTTCCGGGACTTCGACGATGACGCTCTCGAGTTCCATGCTGCCCAGCCGGTGGCCGGCGACATTCATCACGTCGTCGACCCGGCCCATGACCCGATAGTACCCGTCGGCGGCTTGAACCGCGCTATCGCCGGCCTTGTACACCCAGTCTCTCCAGTCGTCGCTCTCCGTATCGGAGAACTCCTCCCAGTACTCGCTGATGTATCGCTCGTCGTCGCCGTAGAGCGTCTGCAGTATCCCCGGCCACGGTCGAGTGAGGACCAGATAGCCAGCGTTTCCACTTCCCGCCTCGATTTCGTTCCCCTCTTCGTCGAAGATTGCGGGTTTGATCCCCGGCATCGCACGTCCAACGCTTCCCGGCTTCATGTCGTCTAGGGCCGGGAGATTACTGATCACCACGCCGCCGGTTTCGGTCTGCCACCACGTGTCGACGATGACCGCGGTTTCGTGTCCGACGTACGTGTAGTACCAGCGCCACACCTCGGGCTGGATCGGTTCGCCGACCGTTGTCATGTGTTTGAAGTTGAAGTCGTACGGCTCGAGGTACTCCTCACCCCATCGCATGAACATCCGAACGGCGGTCGGTGACGTGTGGAAGATATCGACGTCGTACCGCTCGGCGATTTCCCAGACTCGTCCTTTGTGAGGGTGGTCGGGTGCACCTTCGTACATAACCGATGAAGTACCGATCGCGAGCGGGCCGTACACGATGTACGAGTGACCGGTGATCCAGCCGATATCCGCGAAACACCAGTACGTATCGGTGGGGTGGATATCGAAGAGGTACTTCGAGGTCCCGGCGACGTAACTGAGGTAGCCGCCAGTCCCGTGCTGGGCACCCTTCGGTTTCCCGGTGGTGCCGCTCGTGTACATGAGAAAGAGGGTATCCGAAGCGTTCCGCGAGACGGGGTCGATATGATCTCCTCTGTGATCGTCGAGCAGATCCGCGACGAGCACGTCGCGCCCATCTACCATATTGGTGTCCGGATGTAGTTCGTCTTCTCGAGTCCAGACGAGCACCGTGTCGACGTCGCCCTCGAGTTCTTCGACCGCCGCGTCGGCTTTTCGTTTGTGATCCAAAAATTCCCCTCGCCGGTAGTAGCCGTCGATCGTCACGAGATACCGGCTGTTCGCGTCCTCGAGTCGGTTGGCGAGCGCGGGTGCGGTGAACCCGCCGAACACTTCGCTGTGCGGAGCGCCGATACGAGCGCACGCCAGCATCGTGATCGGTAATTCCGGCACCATCGGGAGGTGAAGTGTGACGACGTCGTCCTCTTCGACCCCGACGCTTTGCAGAACTGCAGCTACTTCGTTGACGCGGTGATAGAGGTCTTGATACGCAATCCGTCGAGTGTCTCCCGGTTCGCCTTCCCAGACGAACGCCGTTTTGTCGCCGTATTCCTCTAGGTGCCTGTCCACGCAGTTGTACGAGGCGTTGAGCTTTCCGCCACCGAACCACGAGAAGAACGGCGGATCGCTCGCGTCGAGAATCGTATCCCAGCGCTCGTCCCAGTCCACTAGCTCCGCATATTCTTCGAATCCTTCGGGATATTCGTCAAACCGGTTGTAAATGTCCGGATCACTCACGTTTGCCTGCCCGATGAACGCTGGCGGCGGTCGGTAATACTCCTGTTCAGATAGTCTGGCCTCGAAGGTGGGAGATTCTTCTTGTGACATGCTAACACTACCTCGGTCTTTGCTACGTGACGTGATAAAGAATAGACGCACGAAAATAGACTATCCATGCGCGCGATAACTGAGACAAATCTCACCTTCTACCGAATCCAACGCACTTTCTACGGATTGTCGAAAATTATCCTCTCTCCTAATATTGATATTTGATAGCTTCTCGATAGCTAATCCGTATTATGTGTCCCACTATAACGTTTGAATATTGTGGCCTTTGAGCAAACCTTCAGTGATAGAAGATAGAAATCGTTTTCAAACCTTTCGGGGTTTCCGAGTTGGGTACTTTGGGCAGAGACACCTTTGTCTGCAGTGTGTAGACGATGAACCCGTTACTTATCGCAGCAACCGAAGAAGGCTCAGGAAAAACGGCGATCGCTCTGGCACTGGGATCGATCGCAAAAGATCGAAGCCACACCGTCGGTTACATGAAGCCGAAGGGCACCCACCTCGGAAGTAGAGCTGGCAAAGCACTCGACGAAGACCCCTTATTCGCACGCAAATTGTTGGAACTCCCCGACGAAATACGAGATTTGGAACCGATCGTATACTCGGAAACCTTCGCGAAGCAGAGCATACGGACCTACAACGACGTGGACGAACTTCACCGCACGGTGCAGGAGTCGTATGAGGATCTCGCGTCCGATCGCGACCTCATGTTTCTGGAAGGCGGGAGCAGGTTCACGGTAGGGGGGATTATTCGACTCACCGATCCCGATATCGCCGACTTGCTCGACGCGAGAGTGGTGCTGGTCGCACCGTATACATCCGTTTTTGATCTCGACGAAGTGGTCGGGCCGGTGGATCAATTTAACGATCGGCTAGTGGGTGTTCTTTTCAATATTGTTGGGGACGTTCATTTCGATCACGTCGTGAACGACGTTGTTCCGTACCTTCGCACGCGGAACGTGCCCGTTCTCGGGGTGTTGCCTCACACGAAAGTGATGGCTGGCGTAACGATCACAGACCTGGCCAAGGAATTGGGCGCGGATATGTTAACTCATGACGCAACACGGGACGCGTTCGTCGAACGCTTTCTCGTCGGTGCGATGGGAAGCGAAACGGCGTTACATTACTTCCGCATGACGAAGGATGCGGCAATTATCACTGGCGGCGATCGGTCTGATTTACAAACAACAGCCCTTCGTGCATCAGGTATCAAATGTCTCATCCTGACCGGTGGATATCGACCGTCGTCCATGGTGATAGGACAAGCTGAGCAACGTAATATTCCCATCCTTCTCGTTTCGACGGATACCCGGACGACGATCGACCGAGTCGGATCGATGATCCCCGGTCGGACGCGAGATGAACGAACGGTGAATCGGACGCGGACACTCCTCGAGGAGTACGCCGATCTCGAGACGATCCTTGGAGTAGATTCGGATGAGAAAGTGGACAAGTGAAACTCCTCCCGGATGAACGGATCGTTCAACCGCTGCACAGCTATTCCTTCTCGTGAACCTGTACCGTCATCGCAGTTTTTCCGCGAACCACTCGCCTGCGTAATCGGCAACCGTCTCGAGCGCGCCCGGTTCTTCGAAGAGATGCGACGCGCCTTCAACGACCTCGAGCGACTTTTCACCCGCCAGCAGTTCGAACGCTTCCTCGTTCCACTCGAGGACGGGATGATCGTTACCACCGACGATGAACAGCGTCGCTGCCGACACGCGATCGAGGACGTCTTGCGCCATATCGACGCGGCCGCCGCGCGAGACGACGGCCGCGACGTCGGTTTCGGGCCGCGCCGCAGCTCGAAGCGCGGCCGCGGAGCCGGTGCTCGAGCCGAAGTAGCCAACGTTCAAGCCGGCGGTGTCGTCCCGGCTTCGGACCCACTGCGTCGCACCGACCAGTCGGTCGGTCAACAGTGAAATGTCGAACCGCGTTTCGTACGTTCGATCCTCGGCTTCGGTGAGCAGGTCGAACAGCAACGTTCCGACGCCGCGCGCACGAACGCGCTCGGCGACGAAGTTGTTTCGCGGGCTGTGTCGGCTGCTACCACTTCCGTGCGCAAACAGGACGAGACCGGTTGCGTCGTCCGGGACGATCAGCTCTCCCTCGAGTTCGATATCGTCGACGGTGACCCTGACGATCGAGTTATTGTTCGCTCCCATCGTGGATGGTTCGACAGCCAGGCTATTGAGTCTGGAGGGCGATGCGAATGGCGACTGGTTTCGGTCTCCTGTAACGGTCCAACGACGCTCTATCCGAAGTATCCCCTTTCGCAGTCGCTGCGAGATCACGGTAACAAACTTGGCGCTCGGAATCGAACGTCTAAGCGACGGCTCGTCCCATGGAGATCATCGTTACGCCCACCGCAGAGCATCTCGAGCTTGATGCGAGGCAGCTCGATCCACACCCGCGGAACGAGTCGCGACAATTCCCCGACGGAGAGGTGTACGTCCAGCTCGAGTCGGTGGACGAGATCGAAACCGCGCTCGTCGTCCACTCGGGCCAGCCGCACCCGAACCGGGGGCTTGCGTACCTGTACGGACTGCTCGACCTGCTCACGGAGCGCGACGTGCTGATCACGCTCTGTTTCACCTACGCACCGTACGGGATGCAGGACAAGCAATTCTATTCCGGGGCGGTCAACTACGCCCGTGCCATTTTGAAACACGTTTCTCAATATCCCGTTCGCCAAGTGTACGCGGTCGATCCGCACTTCAGCCACCGGGATTGGGTTACGGAGTATCCATTGACCCCCTTGCAAGCCTTCTCGCTCGTCCAGAAGCAAGTGGACGACGATCTCGACGACTACGTCATTGTCGGCCCCGATCTCGGCGCAGTTGATCGATTCGGGATCCCGAGCTTCGAAAAAACCCGAAAGGGCGCGTACGACGTCGAACTCGAGGGCGAACTCGATGTCGAGGGGAGAAACGTGCTGGTGTTCGACGACCTCATCGAGACCGGCGGCACGATGGTCGCGGCCTATGAGCGGCTCAAAGACCAGGGTGCGGAAACGGTAGTTGCCGCGGCGGTAC from the Natronococcus sp. AD-5 genome contains:
- the prs gene encoding ribose-phosphate diphosphokinase; the protein is MEIIVTPTAEHLELDARQLDPHPRNESRQFPDGEVYVQLESVDEIETALVVHSGQPHPNRGLAYLYGLLDLLTERDVLITLCFTYAPYGMQDKQFYSGAVNYARAILKHVSQYPVRQVYAVDPHFSHRDWVTEYPLTPLQAFSLVQKQVDDDLDDYVIVGPDLGAVDRFGIPSFEKTRKGAYDVELEGELDVEGRNVLVFDDLIETGGTMVAAYERLKDQGAETVVAAAVHGVLDEGIQRIKDTYDGLYLTNTVATDAATVSIEPLVRTILE
- a CDS encoding TSUP family transporter; its protein translation is MEVPDEADTGPRAEQIPPEAPPRRIGIEAEALDRTQTTVERMRLPGSALRRIVLLGIMYLALLAGLTVVFDGETRNLPLLPVIILIAFVFETTDSAAGMGFGTGLAPLLFVLGYDPLQIVPVLLLSETLTGLVAGVVHNEVDNITFSVRPLNDEMKLLLLLVGTGSVAVLGSVVLTYFALGLSDVIIQAYVSVLVLAMGAIGLLRAKLRTRITYRPHRLVTFALLAGVNKGIGGGGYGPVVTLGQIFSGVYEKSAVAITTLAEGMVSLIGVFAFILLFRYGVPVDLQLLPSIFAGGFLAAIVAPYLVRVIPNAVWRYLIPIYAFGIGFIGLLFGLDI
- the acs gene encoding acetate--CoA ligase encodes the protein MSQEESPTFEARLSEQEYYRPPPAFIGQANVSDPDIYNRFDEYPEGFEEYAELVDWDERWDTILDASDPPFFSWFGGGKLNASYNCVDRHLEEYGDKTAFVWEGEPGDTRRIAYQDLYHRVNEVAAVLQSVGVEEDDVVTLHLPMVPELPITMLACARIGAPHSEVFGGFTAPALANRLEDANSRYLVTIDGYYRRGEFLDHKRKADAAVEELEGDVDTVLVWTREDELHPDTNMVDGRDVLVADLLDDHRGDHIDPVSRNASDTLFLMYTSGTTGKPKGAQHGTGGYLSYVAGTSKYLFDIHPTDTYWCFADIGWITGHSYIVYGPLAIGTSSVMYEGAPDHPHKGRVWEIAERYDVDIFHTSPTAVRMFMRWGEEYLEPYDFNFKHMTTVGEPIQPEVWRWYYTYVGHETAVIVDTWWQTETGGVVISNLPALDDMKPGSVGRAMPGIKPAIFDEEGNEIEAGSGNAGYLVLTRPWPGILQTLYGDDERYISEYWEEFSDTESDDWRDWVYKAGDSAVQAADGYYRVMGRVDDVMNVAGHRLGSMELESVIVEVPEVSEAAVAARDHPQKGEVPDVYAVLMEGIEPSESIREEVVSAVETEIGKFARPENVEFVNALPYTRSGKIMRRLLGEISNDRSLSDTTTLEDPDVPERIREQVHVS
- a CDS encoding phosphotransacetylase family protein, which translates into the protein MNPLLIAATEEGSGKTAIALALGSIAKDRSHTVGYMKPKGTHLGSRAGKALDEDPLFARKLLELPDEIRDLEPIVYSETFAKQSIRTYNDVDELHRTVQESYEDLASDRDLMFLEGGSRFTVGGIIRLTDPDIADLLDARVVLVAPYTSVFDLDEVVGPVDQFNDRLVGVLFNIVGDVHFDHVVNDVVPYLRTRNVPVLGVLPHTKVMAGVTITDLAKELGADMLTHDATRDAFVERFLVGAMGSETALHYFRMTKDAAIITGGDRSDLQTTALRASGIKCLILTGGYRPSSMVIGQAEQRNIPILLVSTDTRTTIDRVGSMIPGRTRDERTVNRTRTLLEEYADLETILGVDSDEKVDK
- a CDS encoding cation-translocating P-type ATPase; the protein is MDHRSSTERPSDMRPVATTDSPWHAMPIERVYERLETTTDGLDKAEAKHRLEWYGQNELELEEEVSPFRVFLEQFASALIWLLLLAAAVMLVVSQYLDAGLILAVVVLITFFGFMQDYRAEQSIAALRDLSPPEATVIRGGERVELDSRNVVPGDLATISAGDIVPADGRVVSESNLYVDESPLTGESVAVPKSTATVAEDAPLAERRNMAYKDTTVTRGSATVVVVETGMSTEVGSIAGALEAAEVRRTPFQVEMDRLAKTIALGVALTVGIVAAVETLVGETDLLTVFLTAVSIAVAAVPEGMPAVVTLSLALGARRMVAKNALVRRLPIAEALGSVDVICTDKTGTLTEEEMTVQRLYAGGDVYEVLGGDRETEEMIPLDDEPIDSHCVREVLKCGLLCNNADIGWRENGERSFLGDPTEAALFAAASKAGLDPIDCRASYPRIDEIGFTSTRKRMTTLHRTPDDETVAHVKGAPEIVLERCTRELIDGEIRHLSAERRAEITEHVEAFAEDALRVMGFAYRPVADVSSPTAETIENDLVFLGLQGMLDPPRSEVPAAIDGCQTAGISVVMVTGDNAITARAIGEQIGLTTQTVSTGSDVETMDDDDLREAVTSTAIFARTTPEHKVRILQTLQESGHTVAMTGDGVNDAPAVKNADVGVAMGIRGTDVTEQASDIVLLDDNFATIHDAVREGRRIFDNVRKFVNYLLSGNAGLVLSIFTGSVAGVGLIITPIQILWINLVTESAPALTMGIDPEADDVMERPPRPIDEGVITDRILTSIVGIAVFMLATILPLFYLHRSNLALAQTMVFTSLIVFEGVRIQAIRWRYNLSLLSNPWLVVAVVVTLSLQLVILYTPIDVLFGVTPLGIVHWLQIGVAVAAFIVLMAVFVQIQDRIFERY
- a CDS encoding dienelactone hydrolase family protein encodes the protein MGANNNSIVRVTVDDIELEGELIVPDDATGLVLFAHGSGSSRHSPRNNFVAERVRARGVGTLLFDLLTEAEDRTYETRFDISLLTDRLVGATQWVRSRDDTAGLNVGYFGSSTGSAAALRAAARPETDVAAVVSRGGRVDMAQDVLDRVSAATLFIVGGNDHPVLEWNEEAFELLAGEKSLEVVEGASHLFEEPGALETVADYAGEWFAEKLR